GCGGGTCACGACCCCATCTTAGACCAACCGAGCGCTTGCGGAGCACCCGAGCGCTCGTGCGGCCCGCTCACGGCGTCCCGGACCCCGGAGGACGCCACGACGGCGGCAGCCCCAGCATCCGGGCGGCCTCGGGGGTTCGGGCCACCAGGTCCGACCGGTCCACGGCCCGCAGGCTGTCCTTGCCCAGGGCCCGGGCTGCCTCGGCCATCTCCAGGGTGCATGCCTGAAGGAAGTTGGCGACGGTCCGTGCCCCGCGCTCGGGGTCGAACCGGCGTGCCCGCCGCCCCGTCGCCCACACCAGCTGGGTGATGGGCTCAAAGGGGATGGCCTTGCTGAGCTGGCCGTGGGTGGCCGCCATCAGCACGGCGGTCCCCAGGTAGACGGCGTCAGCGCCCAGGGCGAGGGCTTTGAGAGCCTCACCCGGGGTGCGCAGCCCACCGCCGATGACCAGGCTGAGCCGCGGACGGAGGCCCGTGGCCTCGAGCAGGGCCGCCGCCCGCACCAACGCGTGGAGCGTGGGGATGCCGAAGTCGTCCGCCAGGACCGGGGGCGTCCCGTGGGTGCCCCCTTCGGACCCGTCCAGGACGACGACGTCGACCCCGGCGTCGACCACCGCCAGGAGCTCCCGCTCCAGGTCGTGGGTCGCCGCCAGCTTGACGGCCACCGGGGCCCCATCGGTCCACCGGCGCAGCCGGTCGACCAGCTGCCGGAAGGCCTGCGGGTCGAGGGATTCGGGCAGAGGGGCCTCGAGGACCGGGGGTGCATCAGCTCCCCTTCCCAGCAGGCGGCGCACCTCAGGGGGCAGGCGGGTCGCGTCGAAGCGCCGCCCCAGGGCACCCCGCGCCCCGTGGCCGAGGCGGATTTCGACCATGTCGGCCCGCGCCAGGACGGCGGGGTCGCGGGTCCACGCCCCGCCGGTGAACTGGAGGATCAGGGGACCGCGACCGTCCAGGAGCTCCGGAAGGATGGGGCCCGACCCGGCGTTGTACGCCGTCCCCACCTGATGGGCGCCCCGGGCGAGGGCCAACGCCACGGCCCTGCTGACGCCGACCCCGTACCCCATGGCACCGACCAGCAAGGGGGTCTCCAGGCGCAACGGGCGGCCCGCCTCGGGCCCGAGGACGACGGAGGTGTCCACCGGGGCGTCCGGTGGCAAGGGAGGGCGGACCAGCTGGGCCGGGTTGAAGGCGATGTCCTCCCACTGGCTGCGCCGCGTGACGCTGCCCAGGGGCCGCTCGAGGAGCGCACCCTTGTGCGCCCGGAGCTCGAGCTCGAGCAGGACCGTGGGGGGCACGCGCTGCATCCCCACAGCCAGGTCCCAGAGGTTCTCCGGGTAGGGATCGCTGAGCAGCCGGCGGACGGCCCCATCCACCGTGCGGTCCAGCAGCCTCCGCCGCACCGCCCACAGGCTGAGGATGGCGCTGGCCAGGCCGACCAGCACCGCGGCCAAAGTGACCGCGAAGAGGGTGGCGAGACCGGACGCACCGGTCACAGGTGTCTGCACCCACCCCGTCCTGCGCCGGCCAGCACCCCCCGGCGACGCCATCTCCGCGGGGGCCGAGCACGGCTCGTGCGCGTCTTATCGTTCCTCCCT
The sequence above is drawn from the Thermaerobacter sp. FW80 genome and encodes:
- a CDS encoding FMN-binding glutamate synthase family protein: MQTPVTGASGLATLFAVTLAAVLVGLASAILSLWAVRRRLLDRTVDGAVRRLLSDPYPENLWDLAVGMQRVPPTVLLELELRAHKGALLERPLGSVTRRSQWEDIAFNPAQLVRPPLPPDAPVDTSVVLGPEAGRPLRLETPLLVGAMGYGVGVSRAVALALARGAHQVGTAYNAGSGPILPELLDGRGPLILQFTGGAWTRDPAVLARADMVEIRLGHGARGALGRRFDATRLPPEVRRLLGRGADAPPVLEAPLPESLDPQAFRQLVDRLRRWTDGAPVAVKLAATHDLERELLAVVDAGVDVVVLDGSEGGTHGTPPVLADDFGIPTLHALVRAAALLEATGLRPRLSLVIGGGLRTPGEALKALALGADAVYLGTAVLMAATHGQLSKAIPFEPITQLVWATGRRARRFDPERGARTVANFLQACTLEMAEAARALGKDSLRAVDRSDLVARTPEAARMLGLPPSWRPPGSGTP